The following proteins come from a genomic window of Mariniflexile sp. TRM1-10:
- a CDS encoding Na(+)-translocating NADH-quinone reductase subunit F → MKTSVRLDLAIKKLYTAFHNNELHPECCRQCAVGNILDNKDSWKHLSDHHGAMELNYIGNVHQTLGRKFNGYTPLELLQIEATFLKACGYQLPLHHKNKKPKNPTDKDTLFNGLTEVVTLLCELDTIPNIMDYTKLFEFENEKPRFQIA, encoded by the coding sequence ATGAAAACTTCCGTAAGATTAGATTTGGCTATAAAAAAACTTTATACTGCGTTTCATAATAACGAATTGCACCCTGAATGCTGCAGGCAATGTGCTGTTGGAAATATTTTAGATAATAAAGACAGTTGGAAACATCTTTCAGACCATCATGGTGCTATGGAACTAAATTATATTGGAAATGTTCACCAAACGTTAGGCAGAAAATTTAATGGCTATACCCCTTTGGAATTACTACAAATTGAAGCTACTTTTTTAAAAGCCTGTGGCTACCAACTTCCTCTTCACCATAAAAACAAAAAACCAAAGAACCCGACAGATAAAGACACATTATTTAACGGATTAACAGAAGTTGTCACCTTATTATGTGAGTTGGATACTATTCCTAATATTATGGATTACACGAAACTGTTTGAATTTGAAAATGAAAAACCTCGCTTTCAAATAGCATAA
- the nqrF gene encoding NADH:ubiquinone reductase (Na(+)-transporting) subunit F yields MILAAGTLGTVIATVTAFLIITLLLVALLLVVKQKLSPSGPVKITINGEKEIEVASGGSLLSTLGNQKIFLPSACGGGGTCIQCECHVLSGGGEALPTETPHFTRKELEHGARLACQVKVKQDMNITIPEEVFGIKKWEATVVRNYNVASFIKEFVVEIPEDMGYKAGGYIQIEIPPCEVKYSDMDITAHPEEHETPDKFQAEWDKFGLWSLVMKNAETVERAYSMASYPAEGREIMLNVRIATPPWDRNKNGWMDVNPGVASSYIFNQKKGDKVTISGPYGEFFINESDSEMLYVGGGAGMAPMRSHLYHLFKTLKTGRKVTYWYGGRSKRELFYLDHFKQLENSFPNFKFYLALSEPLPEDNWKVKADIDSPGDGFVGFIHNCVIDNYLSKHESPEDIELYFCGPPLMNKAVQKMGEDFGIPDEHIRFDDFGG; encoded by the coding sequence ATAATTTTAGCCGCAGGTACATTAGGAACAGTAATAGCAACAGTTACAGCTTTTTTAATTATTACGCTGTTATTGGTAGCATTATTATTAGTAGTAAAGCAAAAATTATCACCTTCAGGCCCCGTAAAGATTACCATTAATGGAGAAAAGGAAATTGAAGTAGCTTCTGGAGGCAGTCTATTATCAACTTTGGGTAATCAAAAAATATTTTTGCCATCCGCTTGTGGTGGTGGTGGAACTTGTATACAGTGTGAGTGTCATGTGTTATCTGGCGGTGGTGAAGCATTGCCAACTGAAACACCACATTTTACTCGTAAAGAGTTGGAACATGGTGCACGTTTGGCTTGTCAAGTTAAAGTAAAACAAGACATGAACATTACCATTCCAGAAGAGGTTTTTGGAATTAAAAAATGGGAAGCAACCGTTGTCCGTAATTATAACGTAGCATCATTTATAAAAGAATTTGTTGTAGAGATTCCTGAAGATATGGGTTACAAAGCTGGTGGATATATACAAATTGAAATTCCACCATGTGAAGTAAAATATTCAGATATGGATATTACAGCACATCCAGAGGAACACGAAACCCCCGATAAATTCCAGGCAGAATGGGATAAATTTGGTTTGTGGAGTTTAGTAATGAAAAATGCTGAAACGGTAGAGCGTGCTTATTCTATGGCTTCTTACCCGGCTGAAGGACGTGAAATTATGTTGAACGTTCGTATTGCAACGCCACCTTGGGATAGAAATAAAAATGGATGGATGGATGTTAACCCAGGGGTTGCATCGTCATATATATTTAATCAGAAAAAAGGCGACAAAGTAACGATTTCAGGACCTTACGGTGAATTCTTTATCAACGAATCAGATTCTGAAATGCTTTATGTTGGAGGTGGAGCAGGTATGGCGCCTATGCGTTCGCACTTATACCACTTATTCAAAACATTAAAAACAGGTAGAAAAGTGACTTATTGGTACGGAGGTCGTTCTAAGCGTGAGTTATTCTATTTAGATCACTTTAAACAATTAGAGAACAGTTTCCCTAACTTTAAATTCTATTTGGCATTGTCTGAGCCTTTACCAGAAGATAACTGGAAAGTAAAAGCTGATATTGATTCTCCAGGTGATGGGTTTGTTGGATTTATCCACAACTGTGTTATTGATAATTATTTAAGTAAACACGAATCTCCAGAAGATATTGAATTGTATTTCTGTGGACCACCATTAATGAACAAAGCAGTTCAAAAAATGGGTGAAGATTTTGGTATTCCAGATGAACACATCCGATTTGATGATTTTGGTGGGTAA
- the nqrE gene encoding NADH:ubiquinone reductase (Na(+)-transporting) subunit E yields MEHLELFLKSIFIDNMVFATFLGMCSYLAVSKKVNTAVGLGAAVIFVLAITVPLNWLLDQYLLQPGALKWLGAEYADYDLSFLSFIMFIATIATMVQLVEIVVEKFSPSLYNSLGIFLPLIAVNCAILGGSLFMQSREIPTLGLATVYGVGSGIGWFLAILAIAAIREKIRYSNVPPALRGLGITFIITGLMAIGFMSFGGMLTGGDEAVKQEEKTVKVDSKVEKEDKVLANNIKDNE; encoded by the coding sequence ATGGAACATTTAGAATTATTTTTAAAATCAATATTTATAGATAACATGGTGTTTGCAACATTCTTAGGGATGTGTTCTTACCTTGCTGTATCTAAAAAAGTAAATACCGCAGTAGGTTTAGGTGCAGCCGTTATTTTCGTTTTGGCCATTACAGTGCCATTAAACTGGTTGTTAGATCAATATTTGTTACAACCAGGTGCTTTAAAATGGTTAGGAGCAGAATATGCAGATTATGATTTAAGTTTCTTATCGTTTATCATGTTTATTGCTACCATTGCAACAATGGTACAATTGGTAGAGATAGTGGTAGAGAAATTTTCACCATCATTATATAACTCTCTTGGTATCTTTTTACCACTTATTGCCGTAAACTGCGCTATTTTAGGAGGGTCTTTATTTATGCAATCACGTGAAATCCCAACTTTAGGATTGGCTACTGTTTATGGTGTTGGCTCTGGTATTGGTTGGTTTTTAGCCATTCTTGCTATTGCAGCTATTCGTGAAAAAATCAGATATTCTAATGTACCACCAGCCTTAAGAGGCTTGGGTATTACATTCATCATTACAGGCTTAATGGCTATTGGTTTTATGAGTTTTGGTGGTATGTTAACAGGTGGTGATGAGGCTGTTAAACAAGAAGAAAAAACTGTGAAAGTTGATTCTAAAGTAGAAAAAGAAGATAAAGTGTTAGCTAACAATATAAAAGACAATGAGTAA
- a CDS encoding NADH:ubiquinone reductase (Na(+)-transporting) subunit D: protein MALLSKKDSKLITDPLADNNPITIQVLGICSALAITAQLKASIVMAVSVMAVLAIGNVVISLMRNIIPSKIRIIVQLVVVAALVIIVDQILKAYSYELSKTLSVFVGLIITNCIIMGRFEAFALANGPWRSFLDGIGNAAGYGLILVIVGFFRELLGSGTLLGFKVLGDPIEKTGLYAIGYENNGFMLLSPMALMVVGIIIWVQRSRNKALIED, encoded by the coding sequence ATGGCACTTTTATCAAAAAAAGATTCAAAGTTAATCACCGATCCATTAGCTGATAATAACCCAATTACTATTCAAGTATTAGGTATTTGTTCGGCATTAGCTATTACGGCGCAATTAAAAGCATCTATAGTAATGGCAGTATCGGTAATGGCTGTATTAGCTATAGGTAACGTGGTTATCTCGTTAATGCGAAACATTATTCCTTCAAAAATTAGAATTATAGTACAACTTGTTGTTGTAGCTGCTCTAGTAATTATAGTGGATCAAATTTTAAAAGCATATTCTTATGAGCTAAGCAAAACACTATCTGTGTTCGTAGGACTAATTATTACAAACTGTATCATCATGGGACGTTTTGAAGCTTTTGCATTAGCAAATGGTCCTTGGCGTTCGTTTTTAGATGGTATTGGCAATGCTGCTGGATATGGTTTAATACTTGTAATTGTTGGCTTTTTTAGAGAGTTATTGGGGTCGGGTACGTTATTAGGTTTTAAAGTTTTAGGAGATCCTATCGAGAAAACGGGCTTATATGCTATTGGATATGAAAACAATGGATTTATGCTATTGTCACCAATGGCTTTAATGGTTGTTGGAATTATTATCTGGGTACAACGTAGTAGAAATAAAGCATTAATAGAAGACTAA
- a CDS encoding Na(+)-translocating NADH-quinone reductase subunit C gives MENRTDKNSYTIIFAIGMVLIVGALLAFTAASLKPKITENQRIEKQQNILYAMGVNDNTEGSAVFVSTGDAAELFEKYIKKQLVIEGSNVSEDKEAYLIDIKKEKAKAKSGGVRRLPLFVGEKDGNTFYVIPIYGKGLWDAIWGYVSLDENMVIQGAYFDHKGETPGLGANIKERFFMDDFIGEHLLTDEGDFAGVVVAKGNADPKNENKTDNEVDAIAGATITGDGVTAMIKSDLKLYKPYFDNLKNN, from the coding sequence ATGGAAAATAGAACAGACAAAAATTCATATACCATTATATTTGCTATAGGCATGGTACTTATTGTTGGTGCTTTGTTAGCATTTACGGCAGCGTCATTAAAACCAAAAATCACTGAAAACCAACGTATAGAAAAGCAACAAAATATTCTATATGCTATGGGTGTGAATGATAATACAGAAGGAAGCGCTGTTTTTGTGTCAACAGGTGACGCCGCTGAACTATTTGAAAAATATATTAAAAAGCAATTGGTTATTGAAGGATCTAATGTTTCTGAAGATAAAGAAGCTTATTTAATAGATATTAAAAAAGAAAAAGCTAAAGCCAAATCGGGAGGTGTTAGAAGGCTGCCTTTATTTGTTGGTGAAAAAGACGGAAACACCTTTTATGTTATCCCAATTTATGGAAAAGGACTTTGGGATGCCATTTGGGGTTATGTGTCTTTAGATGAAAACATGGTTATTCAAGGAGCTTATTTTGATCACAAAGGCGAAACACCAGGTTTAGGAGCCAATATTAAAGAACGTTTTTTTATGGACGACTTTATTGGTGAACATTTGCTAACCGATGAAGGTGATTTTGCTGGGGTCGTTGTTGCAAAAGGCAATGCCGATCCAAAGAATGAAAATAAAACAGATAATGAGGTAGATGCTATTGCAGGAGCAACCATTACAGGTGATGGCGTTACAGCAATGATAAAAAGCGATTTAAAGCTTTACAAACCTTATTTTGATAATTTAAAAAACAATTAA
- a CDS encoding NADH:ubiquinone reductase (Na(+)-transporting) subunit B → MNLKTRLHILKRKFRGSKMAPAFNALHTFLYLPNETTHNGTHIKAADDLKRTMNTVIMAMVPCLIFGMFNAGYQHNLAVGDIQAVAGGFFSAEFWTLDNFLIGFWKVLPLVIVSYGVGLGIEFLFAIIKKHEVEEGYLVTGMLVPLIVPIDIPLWMLAVAVVFGVVIGKEVFGGTGMNILNPALTIRAFLFFAYPTWMSGDKVWVEGAVERTNEIAAGANLDAISGETILGSFAQGKEVVFSTWDMFLGFIPGSVGETSTLLILLGGLFLIFTKIGSWRIMLSSALGAIVMGLIFNQIVDAGVITETSKFYSLMSTPFWEHLLLGGFAFGTVFMATDPVTASQTNKGKWIYGFLIGFISILIRVFNPAYPEGVMLAILLMNVFAPTIDHYVVQGNVKKRMKRLKIKTA, encoded by the coding sequence ATGAATTTAAAGACACGATTACATATTTTAAAAAGAAAGTTTAGAGGGTCAAAAATGGCACCAGCGTTTAATGCGCTTCATACTTTTTTATACTTACCAAATGAGACCACACATAACGGGACTCATATAAAAGCAGCCGACGATTTAAAACGTACCATGAATACCGTTATTATGGCGATGGTACCATGTTTGATTTTCGGAATGTTTAATGCAGGATACCAACATAATTTAGCAGTCGGTGATATTCAAGCGGTCGCAGGAGGTTTTTTTAGTGCGGAATTCTGGACTTTAGATAATTTCTTAATCGGATTTTGGAAAGTGCTACCATTAGTTATAGTGTCTTATGGTGTAGGTTTAGGAATAGAATTCTTATTCGCCATCATTAAAAAACACGAAGTAGAAGAAGGTTACTTGGTAACAGGTATGTTAGTACCACTTATTGTACCTATTGATATTCCACTTTGGATGTTGGCTGTTGCCGTAGTGTTTGGTGTGGTCATAGGAAAAGAGGTTTTTGGTGGAACCGGAATGAATATTTTAAATCCAGCACTTACTATTAGGGCTTTTTTATTCTTCGCATATCCAACTTGGATGTCTGGAGATAAAGTATGGGTTGAAGGAGCTGTAGAAAGAACAAATGAAATTGCAGCAGGTGCCAACCTAGATGCTATTTCTGGAGAAACTATTTTAGGTAGTTTTGCACAAGGGAAAGAGGTTGTTTTTTCAACTTGGGATATGTTCTTAGGCTTTATTCCTGGTTCAGTAGGAGAAACATCAACATTACTAATATTATTAGGTGGGCTATTCTTAATATTCACTAAAATAGGAAGCTGGAGAATTATGTTGTCATCAGCTCTTGGCGCTATAGTAATGGGGCTTATATTCAATCAAATTGTTGATGCTGGTGTTATTACAGAAACCAGTAAGTTTTACAGTTTAATGAGCACACCATTTTGGGAGCACTTATTACTTGGAGGATTTGCATTTGGTACCGTATTTATGGCTACCGACCCTGTAACAGCGTCGCAAACCAATAAAGGAAAATGGATTTATGGGTTTTTAATAGGATTTATATCTATCCTAATTCGTGTATTTAATCCAGCCTATCCAGAAGGAGTGATGTTAGCTATCTTATTAATGAATGTATTTGCGCCAACAATCGATCATTATGTGGTTCAAGGTAATGTGAAGAAAAGAATGAAACGTTTAAAAATAAAAACGGCTTAA
- a CDS encoding Na(+)-translocating NADH-quinone reductase subunit A, whose translation MSNDIRIKKGLDIKLKGEAEKTLEKAILSNFYTLRPEDFHGVIPKLISKVGTKVKAGEPVFYDKSNENVKFVSPVSGEIIEIARGEKRRILSIKLQADKEQTYQDNGVFNVDAAKPNEVKAHLLATGCWPFVKQRPYDVIANPDKSPKAIFISGYASAPLAADLDFTLKGKEAALQAAITALGKLTEGKVHVSVGAKSTSPLAGLSGITLHKVSGPHPSGNVGTLINRVDPVNKGEVVWTVAAQDLVVIGELLLTGRFNSERIVALAGSSIERPRYFTTKIGSEVATMIYDKGIPQKAHVRVISGNVLSGKHIKPDGYLDYYSNVITVIPEGDDYELFGWNKPVFDKVSTTRAFTFSWLNPNKKYDLDTNTNGEHRAFVVTGSYEEVFPLDIYPMQILKACMYNDLDEMEALGMYEVAPEDFALTEFVCVSKQPHQEIIRKGLDVMLKEIG comes from the coding sequence ATGTCAAACGACATTCGCATTAAAAAAGGTCTAGACATTAAACTTAAAGGTGAAGCTGAAAAAACCTTGGAAAAGGCTATTTTAAGCAACTTTTATACTTTAAGGCCTGAAGATTTCCATGGCGTTATCCCTAAGTTAATTTCTAAAGTTGGAACTAAAGTAAAAGCAGGTGAGCCTGTATTTTACGATAAGTCTAACGAAAATGTTAAGTTTGTTTCTCCAGTTTCTGGCGAAATTATTGAAATTGCCCGTGGTGAAAAACGCAGAATACTATCAATTAAATTACAAGCAGACAAAGAGCAGACCTATCAAGATAATGGGGTGTTTAATGTAGATGCCGCTAAGCCAAATGAGGTGAAAGCACATTTATTAGCTACTGGTTGTTGGCCTTTTGTAAAACAGCGACCGTATGATGTGATTGCAAATCCGGATAAATCGCCTAAGGCTATTTTTATTTCGGGTTATGCTAGCGCACCTTTAGCTGCCGATTTGGATTTTACACTTAAAGGAAAAGAAGCAGCATTGCAAGCAGCTATAACGGCATTGGGTAAACTTACCGAGGGGAAAGTACATGTGTCGGTTGGTGCTAAATCTACTTCACCATTAGCAGGTTTGTCTGGTATTACATTACATAAAGTATCGGGACCGCATCCTTCAGGGAATGTTGGTACATTGATTAATAGAGTGGATCCTGTAAATAAAGGCGAAGTTGTTTGGACAGTTGCTGCGCAAGATTTGGTTGTTATAGGCGAATTGCTTTTAACAGGTAGATTCAATTCAGAACGTATAGTGGCATTGGCGGGTTCTTCTATAGAAAGACCAAGATATTTTACGACCAAAATTGGTAGTGAAGTTGCAACTATGATTTATGATAAAGGGATTCCACAAAAAGCACATGTACGTGTTATTTCTGGGAATGTGTTAAGCGGAAAACATATTAAGCCAGATGGCTATTTGGATTATTACAGTAACGTCATTACGGTAATACCTGAAGGCGATGATTATGAGCTTTTTGGATGGAACAAACCTGTATTTGATAAAGTATCTACAACAAGAGCGTTTACTTTTTCATGGTTGAACCCAAATAAAAAGTACGATTTAGATACAAATACTAATGGTGAACACCGTGCGTTTGTAGTAACGGGTAGTTATGAAGAAGTATTTCCTTTAGATATTTATCCCATGCAAATTTTAAAAGCTTGTATGTATAATGATTTAGATGAAATGGAAGCTTTGGGTATGTACGAAGTGGCACCTGAAGATTTTGCGTTAACCGAATTTGTATGTGTTTCTAAACAACCACATCAAGAGATTATTAGAAAAGGACTAGATGTAATGCTTAAAGAAATTGGGTAA
- a CDS encoding type IX secretion system plug protein encodes MSLLTYKYILLLFPLLVPIASFCQVKEVNPPNYIKTINFKGNTPETQLPILKLGEYVILEFDALNGNEDDYYYKIEHYNYDWTPSVLIKSEYMDGFDNQRIRNYENSLNTYQIYSHYQLTIPNEQTRRLKISGNYLLSIFNSNDEIVFSRKFMIYEDLTAIGVNIKRARDVQFIEEKQRVEIIITSNNMQLNNPSQTVKTVIVQNNNLNTAISNLKPQYTLGNQLIYKYDTETSFWGGNEYLFFENKDVRAANTGIRAIDLQELYHNYLFTNVERASKPYTYNPDINGNYVITVLDAENPSIEADYVWIHFSLVPTEAFKNKNVHVYGNFNNYVIDESTKLIYDERHNVLRNAILLKQGFYNYKFVTVDSNGSLNEGAISGNFYQTENNYKVIVYYRDLGARYDKIIGIGEGSSVNISN; translated from the coding sequence ATGTCTTTATTAACATATAAATATATCCTTCTTTTATTTCCATTACTTGTTCCCATAGCTTCCTTTTGTCAAGTTAAGGAAGTTAACCCACCAAACTATATTAAAACCATCAATTTCAAAGGGAATACACCCGAAACACAATTACCTATTTTAAAACTTGGTGAATATGTTATTCTAGAATTTGATGCGCTTAACGGAAATGAAGATGATTATTACTATAAAATTGAACACTACAACTACGATTGGACTCCTTCGGTTTTAATAAAATCGGAATATATGGATGGCTTCGACAACCAACGCATTAGAAATTACGAAAACTCACTTAATACCTATCAAATATATTCGCATTACCAATTAACCATTCCTAACGAGCAAACTAGACGTTTAAAAATATCGGGAAATTATTTGTTAAGCATTTTCAACAGTAATGATGAGATTGTATTTTCAAGAAAATTTATGATTTACGAAGACTTAACAGCTATTGGCGTAAATATAAAACGGGCTCGTGATGTTCAATTTATAGAAGAGAAACAACGAGTCGAAATTATTATTACTTCAAATAATATGCAGTTAAATAATCCTTCACAAACTGTAAAAACAGTTATTGTTCAAAACAACAATTTAAATACTGCCATTAGTAATTTAAAGCCACAATATACCCTTGGAAATCAACTTATATATAAGTACGATACCGAAACCAGTTTTTGGGGAGGCAATGAATATTTGTTTTTTGAAAACAAAGATGTTAGGGCAGCCAACACGGGTATTAGAGCCATCGATTTACAAGAACTGTATCACAACTATTTATTTACAAATGTTGAACGTGCCAGCAAGCCTTATACTTACAACCCCGATATTAACGGCAATTATGTAATAACCGTTTTAGATGCTGAAAACCCTAGTATTGAAGCCGATTATGTCTGGATACATTTTTCACTAGTGCCAACCGAAGCGTTTAAAAACAAAAACGTGCATGTGTACGGAAACTTTAACAATTATGTCATTGACGAAAGCACTAAATTAATATATGATGAACGCCATAATGTTTTAAGAAACGCCATACTTTTAAAACAAGGGTTTTACAATTATAAATTTGTAACAGTAGACAGCAATGGCAGTTTAAATGAAGGCGCGATAAGTGGCAATTTTTATCAAACCGAAAACAACTATAAAGTGATTGTATATTACAGAGATTTAGGAGCGCGTTACGACAAAATAATAGGCATAGGCGAAGGCAGTTCGGTTAATATCTCGAATTAA
- the apaG gene encoding Co2+/Mg2+ efflux protein ApaG, with protein sequence MVQQVTRGIKISVETTYEGSFYKNYKIQYAFGYIVTIENQSKDSVQLNARHWEILDALNNVEIVSGEGVIGKKPVLKPGDSHTYTSGCLLTSPFGAMKGYYSMVNFTTTKNFKVTIPTFKLSAPFAIN encoded by the coding sequence ATGGTTCAACAAGTTACAAGAGGGATAAAAATTTCGGTGGAAACCACCTACGAAGGCTCATTTTATAAAAATTATAAAATACAATATGCTTTTGGCTATATCGTAACTATTGAAAATCAAAGTAAAGACTCTGTTCAACTTAATGCACGTCATTGGGAAATTCTAGACGCATTAAATAATGTTGAAATTGTTTCTGGCGAAGGCGTTATTGGCAAAAAACCTGTTTTAAAACCAGGTGATTCACACACCTACACCTCGGGTTGTTTACTAACCTCTCCATTTGGTGCTATGAAAGGGTACTATAGCATGGTAAACTTTACCACTACCAAAAACTTTAAAGTAACCATACCTACCTTTAAGCTAAGCGCTCCTTTTGCTATCAATTAG
- the obgE gene encoding GTPase ObgE, whose translation MTEGNFVDYVKMFVSSGNGGKGSSHLHREKFIEKGGPDGGDGGRGGHVILRGNSNLWTLLHLKFKKHIRAGHGEHGGSSRSFGADGVDEYVDVPLGTVVRDTETNDIIFEITEHGEEKIIAEGGKGGLGNWHFRTATNQTPRYAQPGIPHEEKHITLELKVLADVGLVGFPNAGKSTLLSVVTSAKPKIADYEFTTLKPNLGIVKYRDFQTFVMADIPGIIEGAAEGRGLGHYFLRHIERNSILLFLIPADAPDIKKQYDILLDELRRYNPEMLDKDRLIAISKCDMLDNELKAELKELLDNELPIPYLFISSVAQQGITELKDKLWKMLNN comes from the coding sequence ATGACCGAAGGAAATTTTGTTGATTACGTAAAAATGTTTGTTAGCTCTGGAAACGGAGGTAAAGGATCGTCACATTTACATCGTGAAAAATTTATAGAAAAAGGAGGACCCGATGGGGGCGATGGTGGTCGTGGTGGTCATGTTATTCTTCGAGGCAATTCAAATCTATGGACGCTTCTTCATCTAAAGTTTAAAAAACACATCCGTGCAGGTCATGGTGAGCACGGTGGGAGCAGCCGTAGTTTTGGTGCTGATGGTGTAGACGAATACGTTGATGTGCCTTTAGGAACCGTGGTTCGCGATACCGAAACCAACGATATTATTTTTGAAATCACCGAACATGGTGAAGAAAAAATTATAGCCGAAGGTGGTAAAGGAGGTTTAGGTAACTGGCATTTTAGAACGGCTACTAACCAAACACCTCGTTATGCACAACCAGGTATCCCGCACGAAGAAAAGCATATTACTTTGGAGTTGAAAGTACTTGCCGATGTTGGTTTGGTAGGTTTTCCAAATGCGGGAAAATCAACTTTATTATCTGTGGTGACATCCGCAAAACCAAAAATTGCCGATTACGAGTTTACAACGCTGAAGCCCAACTTAGGAATTGTGAAATATCGTGATTTTCAAACTTTCGTGATGGCAGATATTCCCGGAATTATTGAAGGTGCTGCTGAAGGTCGCGGACTAGGGCATTACTTTTTGCGTCATATTGAGCGTAATTCCATTTTGTTGTTTTTAATTCCCGCCGATGCGCCAGATATTAAAAAGCAATATGATATCTTATTAGACGAACTGCGTCGCTACAACCCAGAAATGCTTGATAAAGATCGTCTCATTGCCATTTCAAAATGTGATATGTTGGATAATGAATTAAAAGCAGAATTGAAAGAGCTATTGGATAACGAGTTGCCAATTCCATATCTGTTTATTTCGTCGGTGGCTCAACAAGGCATCACCGAGTTAAAAGATAAGCTCTGGAAAATGTTAAATAATTAA
- a CDS encoding PLDc N-terminal domain-containing protein, protein MSVLKNDFKNNDKLIWVSVTLFFFFFEPILYFIIGRPKRLKNKVKV, encoded by the coding sequence ATTAGTGTTCTAAAGAATGATTTTAAGAATAATGATAAGTTAATTTGGGTTTCAGTTACATTGTTTTTTTTTTTTTTTGAACCAATTCTCTATTTTATTATTGGAAGACCTAAGCGCTTAAAAAATAAAGTTAAAGTGTAA
- a CDS encoding adenylate kinase codes for MIKLHDKYFKPFISAKEIDAAMECMANEIANDVGDEIPVFVGILNGSFMVVSDFVKKYPKPCEVTFIKLASYEGVKSTEDIQRLIGLTQDLTGRTVVVLEDIIDTGNTLAEVHRIFKNEQVKSLKIATLFYKPEAYKKDYKLHYIGIEIPNKFIVGYGLDYDGLGRNIPEVYQIKETQFMTNLVLFGPPGAGKGTQAEFLKTKYNLVHISTGDVFRFNIKNETALGMLAKSYMDKGELVPDQVTIDMLNAEVEKNASANGFIFDGFPRTNAQAEALDKLLESKDSSISAMVALEVDDEILVERLIGRGKTSGRADDADESIIRNRIKEYYDKTAILKDYYSAQNKYFGVDGVGSIDEITLRLSDIIDNL; via the coding sequence GTGATAAAGCTACACGACAAATATTTTAAACCATTTATTTCCGCTAAGGAAATAGATGCGGCTATGGAGTGTATGGCAAACGAAATAGCAAACGATGTTGGAGACGAAATTCCTGTGTTTGTTGGTATTTTAAATGGCTCGTTTATGGTGGTGAGCGATTTTGTAAAAAAGTACCCGAAACCATGTGAGGTAACGTTTATTAAATTGGCATCGTATGAAGGCGTTAAATCTACCGAAGATATTCAGCGTTTAATAGGGTTGACACAAGATTTAACAGGGCGCACAGTTGTTGTTTTAGAAGATATTATTGATACTGGAAATACGTTGGCAGAAGTGCACCGTATTTTTAAAAATGAACAGGTGAAATCGTTAAAAATAGCCACCTTGTTTTACAAGCCCGAAGCTTATAAAAAAGATTATAAACTACATTATATAGGTATAGAAATTCCAAACAAATTTATAGTAGGCTATGGCTTAGACTATGATGGGTTAGGAAGAAATATACCAGAAGTCTATCAAATAAAAGAAACACAATTCATGACAAATTTAGTACTATTTGGACCTCCAGGCGCTGGAAAAGGCACGCAAGCAGAATTTTTAAAAACAAAATATAATTTAGTGCACATCTCTACAGGCGATGTTTTTAGATTCAATATTAAAAACGAAACTGCTTTAGGTATGTTGGCTAAATCGTATATGGATAAAGGCGAGTTGGTTCCAGACCAGGTAACGATTGATATGTTAAATGCGGAAGTTGAAAAAAATGCTTCAGCTAATGGTTTTATATTTGATGGATTTCCACGTACTAATGCACAAGCTGAAGCTTTAGATAAATTATTGGAGAGCAAAGATTCTTCAATAAGCGCTATGGTTGCTTTAGAAGTTGATGATGAAATTTTAGTAGAACGCCTTATTGGTAGAGGAAAGACTAGTGGTCGAGCTGATGATGCAGACGAATCTATTATAAGAAATCGCATTAAAGAGTATTACGATAAAACAGCTATTTTAAAAGATTACTATTCGGCTCAAAATAAATATTTTGGTGTTGATGGTGTAGGTAGCATAGACGAAATTACCTTGCGTTTAAGTGATATTATTGATAATTTGTAG